From Candidatus Hydrogenedentota bacterium, the proteins below share one genomic window:
- a CDS encoding DUF1501 domain-containing protein, with translation MSHHKPRIEDAFLTRRDFLRRGGMGMGALTLGSMLAGNPAFAANPLDAKAPHFPGKAKRVIHFFLNGGPSAVDTFDYKPELEKYAGKGLPMEYLRTERKTGAAFPSPFKFKQYGQSGIHVSEIFEKTAAHIDDIAVIRSLKAKVPNHEPSLMLMNSGDAVMSRPSLGSWVNYGLGTENQNLPGFVVMCPGGYPIKEAENWRAGFLPGTFQGTFIDSQHTRLDKLIENIRNANTTRTEQRQQLDLLYAMNEEHAARRDQDAKLEAQIQSFELAYRMQMEAADAFDIEQEPLHIREMYGEGVHARQTLIARRLLERGVRFVQLWHGAGQPWDDHGDIMNHATLAKQIDQPIAALIKDLKQRGMLDETLIIWGGEFGRTPTVELGGDGRPMKGRDHNPYGFSMWMAGGGVKGGTTYGSTDDFGFKAQENVLEVHDLHATILHLMGFDHEKFTYRYAGRDFRLTDVHGHVVKDVIA, from the coding sequence ATGTCCCATCACAAGCCCCGCATCGAAGACGCCTTTCTCACCCGCCGCGATTTTCTGCGCCGCGGCGGCATGGGCATGGGCGCGCTGACCCTGGGCAGTATGCTGGCGGGAAACCCGGCCTTTGCCGCGAATCCTCTGGACGCCAAAGCGCCTCATTTCCCTGGAAAGGCCAAGCGTGTCATTCACTTCTTCCTGAACGGCGGGCCGTCGGCGGTGGACACTTTCGACTATAAGCCCGAGCTGGAAAAGTATGCGGGCAAAGGTCTGCCCATGGAGTATCTTCGCACCGAGCGCAAGACCGGCGCCGCCTTTCCATCTCCCTTCAAGTTCAAGCAGTACGGCCAGAGCGGTATCCATGTGAGCGAGATCTTTGAGAAGACCGCGGCCCACATCGACGATATCGCGGTCATCCGTTCCCTCAAGGCCAAAGTCCCGAACCACGAGCCCTCCCTGATGTTGATGAACAGCGGCGATGCCGTCATGAGCCGCCCGAGCCTTGGCTCCTGGGTGAACTATGGGCTCGGCACGGAGAACCAGAACCTTCCCGGCTTCGTGGTGATGTGTCCCGGTGGTTACCCGATCAAGGAGGCGGAGAACTGGCGTGCGGGCTTCCTGCCCGGCACCTTCCAGGGCACCTTCATCGACTCGCAGCATACGCGGCTCGACAAGCTCATAGAAAACATTCGCAACGCCAACACGACGCGCACCGAACAGCGCCAGCAGCTCGACCTGCTCTATGCGATGAACGAAGAGCACGCGGCACGGCGCGATCAGGATGCCAAGCTCGAAGCCCAGATCCAGTCCTTCGAGCTCGCCTACCGCATGCAGATGGAGGCGGCGGACGCTTTCGATATTGAGCAGGAACCCTTGCACATCCGCGAGATGTACGGCGAGGGGGTTCATGCGCGCCAGACGCTTATCGCGCGGCGGCTCCTGGAGCGGGGGGTGCGTTTCGTGCAATTGTGGCATGGCGCCGGTCAGCCCTGGGACGACCACGGCGATATCATGAACCACGCCACGCTGGCGAAGCAGATCGATCAACCCATCGCCGCATTAATCAAAGATTTGAAGCAGCGGGGCATGCTCGACGAGACCCTGATCATCTGGGGCGGCGAGTTTGGTCGCACACCCACGGTGGAACTCGGCGGTGACGGCAGGCCCATGAAGGGCCGCGACCACAACCCCTACGGCTTCAGCATGTGGATGGCCGGCGGCGGAGTCAAAGGCGGCACGACCTACGGCAGCACCGATGATTTCGGCTTCAAGGCCCAGGAAAACGTGCTGGAGGTCCACGATCTTCATGCGACCATACTGCATCTGATGGGCTTTGATCACGAGAAGTTCACCTACCGCTACGCGGGCCGGGATTTCCGGTTGACCGATGTGCACGGCCATGTGGTGAAGGATGTGATTGCCTGA
- a CDS encoding arylsulfatase: MPITPRPFLLALALALFALAAWRATAQPREADTSKKTRPNIIFILADDLGYGDLGVFGQEKIKTPHLDRLAAEGTRFTSAYAGHAVCAPSRSVLMTGQHTGHTRIRNNSGQNAPKHDGQEGRIPLHAEDYTVAQLLKEAGYRTGIAGKWGLGEPGSTGLPNDHGFDEWLGYLNQDHAPDYYTDFLWHNKEKQPIPENANGARVKYSCDLFADFAEAFIRREAGNPFFLYLPFTTPHAKIEVPDLGEYANANWSEEEKILAAMITRLDGYVGRITSLLKELGIDENTIILFASDNGASGSSHEFFQRSGPLRAKKGALYEGGIRTPAIVRWPGKVPAGAVSEVPWYFADFLPTAGALAGVRPPQNIDGVNVLPTLLGGVQPSLQSRFLYWETHEGGALAQAVRWGQWKAVRYGIQEPLELYNLNEDVEETKNVAADHADVVTRIEKYLETARTDSSPYYPTDLTKRQVNRYDSLSATGERNP; the protein is encoded by the coding sequence ATGCCCATTACGCCCCGCCCCTTCTTGCTCGCGCTGGCGCTGGCCCTGTTCGCCCTGGCCGCCTGGCGCGCCACCGCCCAGCCCCGCGAAGCCGACACGTCGAAAAAAACCCGGCCCAATATCATCTTCATTCTCGCCGATGATCTGGGCTACGGCGACCTCGGTGTTTTCGGCCAGGAAAAAATCAAGACGCCGCATCTTGATCGCCTCGCCGCCGAAGGAACGCGATTCACCAGCGCCTATGCCGGCCACGCGGTCTGCGCGCCGAGCCGCAGCGTGCTCATGACCGGGCAGCATACGGGCCACACCCGCATCCGGAACAATTCCGGACAGAACGCCCCCAAACACGACGGCCAGGAAGGGCGGATTCCCCTCCATGCCGAGGACTACACCGTGGCGCAGTTGTTGAAGGAGGCGGGTTACCGCACGGGTATCGCGGGAAAATGGGGTCTGGGTGAGCCCGGCTCCACGGGCTTGCCGAACGACCATGGCTTCGACGAGTGGCTCGGCTATCTGAATCAGGATCACGCGCCCGACTATTACACGGACTTTCTCTGGCACAACAAAGAGAAGCAGCCCATCCCCGAGAACGCCAATGGCGCGCGGGTGAAATACTCCTGCGATCTCTTTGCCGACTTTGCGGAAGCATTTATTCGTCGGGAAGCCGGCAATCCTTTCTTCCTCTACCTCCCCTTCACCACGCCCCACGCGAAGATTGAAGTACCGGACCTGGGCGAATACGCCAATGCCAACTGGAGCGAAGAAGAGAAGATCCTCGCCGCCATGATCACGCGCCTCGACGGCTATGTGGGCCGTATCACCTCGCTGCTCAAAGAACTCGGGATTGACGAGAACACCATCATTCTCTTCGCTTCCGACAATGGCGCCTCGGGTTCGTCCCACGAGTTCTTCCAGCGTTCCGGCCCGCTGCGGGCGAAGAAGGGCGCCCTCTACGAAGGCGGTATCCGCACCCCGGCTATCGTGCGCTGGCCCGGCAAGGTGCCCGCCGGAGCCGTGAGCGAGGTGCCCTGGTATTTCGCCGATTTCCTGCCCACGGCGGGTGCTCTGGCGGGCGTGCGTCCTCCCCAGAACATCGACGGAGTCAACGTGCTCCCCACACTCCTCGGCGGTGTACAGCCTTCGCTCCAGAGCCGCTTCCTCTACTGGGAGACCCACGAAGGCGGCGCACTGGCCCAGGCCGTGCGCTGGGGCCAATGGAAGGCCGTGCGCTATGGCATCCAAGAACCCCTGGAGCTATACAACCTGAACGAAGACGTGGAGGAAACAAAGAACGTGGCGGCGGACCACGCCGATGTTGTGACGCGTATCGAGAAGTATCTGGAGACCGCTCGCACGGATTCCTCTCCTTATTATCCTACCGATCTGACGAAGCGCCAGGTTAATCGCTACGACTCGCTGAGTGCGACCGGCGAGCGGAACCCGTAA
- a CDS encoding twin-arginine translocation signal domain-containing protein, with protein MTARAIEVPQVSRRNFLGAAASLAALAATAQPETKETYETQAKGIRILPGHWRPHYPWEHIAWISPSWPSQDYLWFDFPEAIFSSQGLLFLSHINPPIPTVYASLPAVPWEVQADGISFERVLPSGISFGGSLKKSAETVVDLELHIHNGSKEPLNDIELQTCAFLRGIKEFGDYTRENKFIHTPEQGWISMEAARALPPGGTQPYRVGWRSRGNPVSDVPMIITQSNAGDRFFALTWRESTLSMVSNPNHPCAHADPKFPNLPPGARASIAGKLVFFAGKLADFDYGKYIGG; from the coding sequence GTGACTGCACGAGCCATTGAAGTTCCCCAAGTGTCCCGCCGCAACTTCCTCGGCGCGGCCGCCTCGCTCGCGGCGCTGGCTGCGACGGCGCAGCCGGAAACGAAGGAAACCTACGAGACACAAGCGAAGGGGATCCGCATCCTTCCGGGACATTGGCGGCCCCATTATCCCTGGGAGCACATCGCGTGGATCAGCCCGTCCTGGCCGTCGCAGGATTACCTCTGGTTCGATTTCCCCGAGGCGATTTTCAGCAGTCAGGGGCTTCTTTTCCTGAGCCACATCAATCCGCCGATTCCCACCGTTTACGCAAGCCTCCCGGCGGTGCCGTGGGAGGTACAGGCGGATGGAATATCTTTCGAGCGCGTTCTTCCCAGTGGAATTTCCTTTGGCGGAAGCCTGAAGAAGTCCGCCGAGACCGTCGTGGACCTTGAGTTGCATATTCACAACGGATCGAAAGAGCCGTTGAACGACATCGAACTCCAAACCTGCGCCTTTCTGCGCGGCATCAAGGAATTCGGGGACTATACGCGGGAGAATAAGTTCATCCACACCCCGGAGCAAGGCTGGATCAGCATGGAAGCGGCCCGCGCCCTGCCGCCGGGCGGCACCCAGCCGTATCGCGTGGGCTGGCGTTCCCGAGGCAACCCCGTGTCCGATGTGCCCATGATCATCACCCAATCGAATGCAGGCGACCGCTTCTTTGCCCTGACCTGGCGGGAAAGCACGCTTTCGATGGTCAGCAACCCCAACCACCCCTGCGCCCATGCCGATCCGAAGTTCCCCAATCTGCCGCCTGGCGCGCGCGCGTCCATCGCGGGGAAACTGGTGTTTTTTGCGGGCAAACTGGCCGATTTTGACTACGGGAAATACATCGGCGGGTAA
- a CDS encoding DUF1501 domain-containing protein — protein sequence MPHRMGFDHEKFTCRHAGRDFRLTDVHCHVVKDVIA from the coding sequence ATGCCGCATAGGATGGGCTTCGATCACGAGAAGTTCACCTGCCGCCACGCGGGCCGGGATTTCCGGTTGACCGATGTGCACTGCCATGTGGTGAAGGATGTGATTGCGTAG
- a CDS encoding PSD1 domain-containing protein, with protein MTYKVNRRAARLLFGVALAALAPVALASPEDFFEQKIRPVLADKCFGCHSSATDAVKGALMLDSLEAAAKGGKSGLAAVVAGDPSASRLLEAIRYKNPDLQMPPKEQLSDSVIADFEQWIRDGAVFPRSDKPLDLMEKAKQHWAFHPPAPQSVPAVRDSAWPRTEVDYFVLSALEAKGLGPAPEADRRTLIRRLSFGLLGLPPVPEEVDAFVNDPDPQAYEKLVERYLASPHYGERWARHWLDVARYADTKGYVYGGREEVKFTHSHVYRDWVVKALNRDLPYDQFLRLQLAADTLTDESTRSDLAAMGFLTLGQRFLGVMPDIVDDKIDTVTRGLMGLTVSCARCHDHKFDPVPIKDYYSLYGVFSASSERTVALNPADIDDPKYAAFAEEMKKRQQALQDRFEQEKAALETRLRSQSDRYLAAVPSANSLPTDEFYEIRNEDDLNPTIVRRWATFIAQRGEQDPVFGPWNRLAQLPGDQFATGAKALLAAYATDPQPGDVVLAASSEADIPEVNAAVLAALGPEAPATFEEVAARYGAAFKSVEDEWAALVASSTGSGIDAPTALPDPARESLRQILMMDGSPIRVPEGAIVDLEWMFAEPARVELGRLNAEIDRWIIGAETSPDYAVILADKPEMTPPRVFGRGNPANPGPTVPRQFLELLSGPDRKPFANGSGRREMAEAIASADNPLTARVFVNRVWGWHFGRGLVETPSDFGTRAPAPSHPELLDWLAQRFVADGWSLKQLHRQLVLSATYRQSSDAPAEDPRVAKAALADPENALLWHFNRYRLDFESLRDAVLFASGELDLSLGGRPVELASAPYPVRRTLYGRVDRQFLPGVFRVFDFPNPDMHSPGRLDTTVPQQALYFMNNPFVQDQARAFAAKAEATVSTADAARVEWLYRQAYQRAATPEQVARSLAFVQAAEAITPPPPPEVIPTAWSYGYGKLDPSTNALADFTPLPHYTGAEWQGGPNYPDPGLGWLKLHAEGGHPGNTLDHAVVRRWTAPASGKVQITGRIKHEPAEGDGIMARVISSRHGLLGAWSLHASESDANFYGIAVEAGDTIDFEVDVKAGLNSDQYLWAPVVTMMDPPAEGAVAKAWDAKAEFGGPQEPTPVPLRPWEKYAQVLLSSNEFMFVD; from the coding sequence ATGACCTACAAAGTGAACAGGCGAGCGGCCCGCCTTTTGTTCGGCGTGGCGCTGGCAGCCCTCGCGCCCGTGGCCCTGGCCTCGCCGGAAGACTTTTTTGAGCAGAAGATCCGTCCCGTGCTGGCGGATAAATGCTTTGGGTGCCACAGCTCCGCCACGGATGCGGTCAAGGGCGCGCTGATGCTCGACTCGCTGGAAGCGGCGGCCAAAGGCGGCAAGTCCGGCCTGGCGGCCGTGGTTGCGGGTGATCCGTCGGCCTCCCGTCTGCTGGAGGCCATCCGCTATAAGAACCCTGATCTTCAGATGCCGCCCAAGGAACAACTTTCGGATTCGGTGATCGCGGATTTCGAACAGTGGATTCGCGATGGCGCGGTCTTCCCCAGGAGCGACAAGCCTCTCGACCTTATGGAGAAGGCAAAACAGCACTGGGCCTTCCATCCCCCCGCGCCCCAGAGCGTGCCCGCCGTACGCGATAGTGCCTGGCCCCGCACGGAAGTGGATTACTTCGTCCTCTCGGCGCTGGAGGCAAAGGGCCTCGGCCCCGCGCCCGAAGCCGATCGCCGCACGCTGATCCGTCGCCTCTCTTTCGGTCTGCTGGGTCTGCCGCCGGTGCCCGAGGAAGTGGATGCCTTCGTGAACGACCCCGATCCCCAGGCCTACGAAAAGCTCGTGGAGCGTTACCTGGCCTCGCCCCACTACGGCGAGCGCTGGGCGCGACACTGGCTCGATGTGGCGCGCTACGCGGACACCAAGGGCTATGTCTACGGCGGCCGCGAAGAAGTGAAATTCACCCACAGCCATGTCTACCGCGACTGGGTGGTGAAGGCGCTGAACCGCGATCTGCCCTATGATCAATTTCTGCGCCTGCAACTGGCGGCGGATACCCTCACCGATGAGAGCACGCGCAGTGATCTGGCGGCCATGGGCTTCCTCACGCTGGGCCAGCGCTTCCTCGGCGTGATGCCCGATATCGTGGATGACAAGATCGACACCGTAACCCGGGGCCTCATGGGGCTTACGGTAAGCTGTGCGCGCTGTCATGATCACAAGTTCGACCCCGTTCCAATCAAGGACTACTATTCGCTCTATGGTGTTTTTTCCGCCAGTTCCGAGCGGACTGTGGCGCTGAATCCGGCGGATATCGACGACCCGAAATACGCGGCCTTCGCGGAGGAGATGAAGAAGCGGCAGCAGGCCCTGCAGGATCGCTTTGAGCAGGAAAAGGCCGCGCTGGAAACGCGCCTGCGAAGCCAGTCCGACCGTTACCTGGCGGCGGTACCCTCGGCAAACAGCCTGCCGACCGATGAGTTTTACGAGATACGCAACGAAGACGACCTGAACCCCACGATAGTGCGCCGCTGGGCCACCTTCATCGCCCAGCGCGGCGAGCAGGATCCGGTGTTCGGTCCCTGGAATCGCCTGGCGCAACTTCCAGGCGATCAGTTTGCCACCGGGGCAAAGGCGCTGCTCGCGGCCTACGCCACAGACCCCCAGCCGGGTGATGTGGTGCTGGCGGCCTCTTCGGAGGCTGACATTCCGGAAGTAAACGCCGCCGTGCTGGCGGCCCTCGGACCGGAAGCGCCCGCGACTTTTGAAGAGGTTGCCGCGCGTTACGGAGCGGCATTCAAGAGCGTGGAAGACGAATGGGCCGCGCTCGTGGCGTCTTCCACGGGAAGCGGCATTGACGCGCCCACGGCCCTGCCCGATCCCGCACGCGAATCCCTCCGCCAGATTCTGATGATGGATGGCTCACCGATCCGCGTGCCCGAGGGTGCGATTGTCGATCTGGAGTGGATGTTCGCCGAACCCGCCCGCGTGGAACTGGGCCGATTGAACGCCGAGATCGATCGCTGGATTATCGGCGCGGAAACGTCGCCGGACTATGCCGTGATTCTGGCCGACAAGCCGGAGATGACACCGCCCCGCGTGTTTGGGCGCGGCAACCCCGCGAACCCGGGCCCCACGGTGCCGCGCCAGTTTCTCGAGTTGCTGTCGGGTCCGGATCGCAAGCCCTTCGCCAACGGCAGCGGTCGGCGCGAGATGGCCGAAGCCATTGCGAGCGCGGACAACCCCCTTACCGCGCGGGTTTTTGTGAACCGCGTATGGGGATGGCACTTTGGCCGCGGTCTCGTCGAGACGCCGAGCGATTTCGGCACCCGCGCGCCCGCGCCGAGTCATCCGGAATTGCTCGACTGGCTCGCGCAACGATTTGTGGCCGATGGCTGGTCCTTGAAACAACTGCACCGGCAACTGGTGCTTTCGGCGACCTACCGCCAGAGCAGCGACGCGCCCGCCGAAGATCCCCGTGTGGCGAAGGCCGCGCTGGCCGATCCGGAGAATGCCCTCCTGTGGCATTTCAATCGCTACCGCCTCGATTTCGAGTCCCTGCGCGATGCCGTGCTTTTTGCCTCGGGTGAACTCGATCTGAGTCTGGGGGGGCGTCCGGTGGAGCTTGCAAGTGCGCCCTATCCCGTGCGCCGCACGCTCTATGGCCGCGTCGATCGCCAGTTCCTTCCGGGTGTCTTTCGCGTCTTCGATTTTCCCAACCCCGACATGCACAGTCCGGGCCGGCTGGACACCACGGTGCCGCAGCAGGCCTTGTACTTTATGAACAATCCCTTCGTGCAGGATCAGGCGCGGGCCTTCGCAGCGAAGGCCGAAGCCACGGTTTCCACGGCCGATGCCGCGCGCGTTGAATGGCTCTATCGCCAGGCCTACCAGCGCGCCGCAACACCCGAACAGGTGGCGCGATCGCTGGCCTTCGTTCAGGCGGCGGAAGCCATCACGCCCCCGCCACCGCCCGAGGTGATTCCCACGGCCTGGAGCTATGGCTACGGCAAACTCGATCCGTCCACGAATGCGCTGGCGGACTTCACCCCGTTGCCCCACTATACCGGCGCCGAGTGGCAGGGCGGCCCGAATTATCCCGATCCCGGACTCGGCTGGCTGAAGCTCCACGCCGAAGGCGGCCACCCCGGAAACACCCTCGACCACGCCGTAGTGCGACGCTGGACCGCGCCCGCATCGGGCAAAGTGCAGATAACCGGGCGCATCAAGCATGAACCCGCCGAAGGCGACGGAATCATGGCCCGGGTCATCAGCAGCCGCCATGGACTGCTGGGCGCGTGGTCCCTCCATGCCTCGGAGTCGGATGCGAATTTCTACGGCATCGCGGTGGAGGCCGGCGACACGATTGATTTCGAAGTTGACGTCAAGGCCGGTCTGAACAGCGACCAGTACCTCTGGGCGCCGGTGGTGACCATGATGGACCCACCGGCGGAGGGCGCCGTGGCAAAGGCGTGGGACGCGAAGGCCGAGTTCGGTGGACCACAGGAACCTACACCCGTACCCCTGAGGCCCTGGGAGAAGTATGCGCAGGTGCTGCTTTCGTCGAATGAGTTTATGTTTGTGGATTGA